The Cuculus canorus isolate bCucCan1 unplaced genomic scaffold, bCucCan1.pri scaffold_105_arrow_ctg1, whole genome shotgun sequence genome has a window encoding:
- the LOC128850585 gene encoding olfactory receptor 14A16-like yields the protein MVDLLHSPALSHRGLGDLAGEDRVPLDQCLLDADVQSSSITQFLLLAFADTRQLQLLHFWLFLGIYLAALLGNGLIITTIACDHHLHTPMYFFLLNLSVIDLGSISTTVPKSMANSLWDNRSISHSGCVSQVFLLVFFISAEYSLLTIMSYDRYVAICKPLHYGTLLGSRACVHMAAAAWGAGFLHALLHTANTFSLPLCQGNALEQFFCEIPQILKLSCSHSDLREVGLLDVTACLLFGCFVFIVVSYVQIFRAVLRIPSEQGRHKAFSTCLPHLAVVSLFVSTGTFAYLKPPSNSSASLDLVVSVLYSVVPPALNPLIYSLRNQQLKDAVWKLISGWFSESMSCSSPSS from the exons ATGGTTGACCTCCTCCACAGTCCCGCCCTGAGTCACAGAGGCCTGGGAGACCTTGCTGGGGAAGACAGAG TGCCTCTTGACCAGTGCCTGTTGGACGCAGATGTCCaaagcagctccatcacccagttcctcctcctggcattcgcagacacacggcagctgcagctcttgcacttctggctcttcctgggcatctacctggctgccctcctgggcaatggcctcatcatcaccaccattgCCTGTGACCACCatctccacacccccatgtacttcttcctcctcaatcTCTCTGTTAttgacctgggatccatctccaccactgtaCCAAAATCcatggccaattccctctgggaTAACAGGAGCATCTCCCACTCAGGATGTGTTTCACAAGtctttctgcttgtctttttcatttcagcagaatatTCTCTcctcaccatcatgtcctacgaccgctacgttgccatctgcaaacccctgcactacgggaccctcctgggcagcagagcttgtgtccacatggcagcagctgcctggggcgctgggtttctccatgctctgctgcacacggccaatacattttccctgcccctctgccagggcaatgctctggaacagttcttctgtgaaatccctcagatcctcaagctctcctgctcacactctgACCTCAGGGAGGTTGGGCTTCTTGATGTTACTGCCTGTTTATTGTttggctgctttgttttcattgtagTGTCCTacgtgcagatcttcagggcagtgctgaggatcccctcagagcagggacggcacaaagccttttccacgtgcctccctcacctggccgtggtctccctCTTTGTCAGCACTGGAACatttgcctacctgaagcccCCCTCTAACTCCTCCGCATCCTTGGACCTTGTGGTGTCAGTTCTGTACTCCgtggtgcctccagcactgaaccccctcatctacagcttgaggaaccagcagctcaaggatgcagtgtggaaactgatatCTGGATGGTTCTCTGAATCAATGAGCTGCTCATCACCTTCTTCATAG
- the LOC128850586 gene encoding olfactory receptor 14A16-like encodes MSNSSSITQFLLLTFADTRELQLLHFWLFLGIYLAALLGNGLIFTTIACDHHLHIPMYFFLLNLSVLDLGSITTVVPKAMANSLWNSRAISYTGCVAQVFLFIFLFAAEYYLLTVMSYDRYIAICKPLHYGTLLGSRACVHMAAAAWGAGFLNALLHTANTFSLPLCQGNAVEQFFCEIPQILKLSCSQSYLREVGLLVVSLIVTFVCFVFIVVSYVQIFRAVLRIPSEQGRHKAFSMCLPHLAVVSLFVSAAMFTYLKPPSSSSSSLDLVVTLLYAVVPPALNPLIYSMRNTEIKHAVWKLITGSFSEAVKSPSSA; translated from the coding sequence atgtccaacagcagctccatcacccagttcctcctcctgacattcgcagacacacgggagctgcagctcttgcacttctggctcttcctgggcatctacctggctgccctcctgggcaacggcctcatcTTCACCACTAtcgcctgtgaccaccaccttCACAtccccatgtacttcttccttctcaacCTGTCTGTTCTTGACCTGGGATCCATCACCACCGTTGTCCCCAAAGCCATGGCCAATTCTCTCTGGAACAGCAGGGCCATTTCCTACACAGGATGTGTTGCCCAGGTCTTTCTCTTTATCTTCTTGTTTGCTGCAGAGTATTACCTTCTCACTGTTATGTCCTATGACCGCTAcattgccatctgcaaacccctgcactacgggaccctcctgggcagcagagcttgtgtccacatggcagcagctgcctggggcgctgggtttctcaatgctctgctgcacacggccaatacattttccctgcccctctgccagggcaatgctgtggaacagttcttctgtgaaatccctcagatcctcaagctctcctgctcacagtCCTACCTCAGGGAAGTTGGGCTTCTTGTGGTCAGTCTTATAGTAAcatttgtctgttttgttttcattgtggtgtcctatgtgcagatcttcagggctgtgctgaggatcccctcggagcagggacggcacaaagccttttccatgtgcctccctcacctggccgtggtctccctCTTTGTCAGCGCTGCCATGTTTACTTACCTGAAGCCTCCCTCgagctcctcctcttccctggaTCTGGTGGTTACACTTCTGTATGCGGTGGTTCCTCCAGCTttgaaccccctcatctacagcaTGAGGAACACGGAAATCAAGCATGCAGTCTGGAAATTGATCACTGGAAGTTTCTCTGAGGCAGTAAAGTCTCCATCTTCTGCGTAG
- the LOC128850587 gene encoding olfactory receptor 14A16-like gives MSNSSSITQFLLLAFADTRELQLLHFWLFLGIYLAALLGNGFIFTTITCDHHLHTPMYFFLLNLSVLDLGFISTTLPKAMVNSLWDKRTISYSGCVAQVFLFIFFFTAEYSLLTIMSYDRYVAICKPLHYGTLLGSRACVHMAAAAWGAGFLYALLHTANTFSLPLCQGNAVDQFFCEIPQILKLSCSHSDLREVGLLDVSVCLFFGCFVFIVVSYVQIFRAVLRIPSDQGRHKAFSMCLPHLAVVSLFISTAAFAYLKPPSISSPPLDLVVSVLYSVVPPALNPLIYSLRNQQLKDAVWKLITGWFSEAMNCSSPSS, from the coding sequence atgtccaacagcagctccatcacccagttcctcctcctggcattcgcagacacacgggagctgcagctcttgcacttctggctcttcctgggcatctacctggctgccctcctgggcaacggctTCATCTTCACCACCATCACCTGTGACCACCatctccacacccccatgtacttcttcctcctcaatcTCTCTGTTCTTGACCTGGGATTCATCTCCACCACTCTCCCCAAAGCCATGGTCAATTCCCTCTGGGACAAAAGGACCATCTCCTACTCAGGATGTGTTGCCCAAGTCTTtctatttatcttcttttttactgcagagtattctcttctcaccatcatgtcctacgaccgctacgttgccatctgcaaacccctgcactacgggaccctcctgggcagcagagcttgtgtccacatggcagcagctgcctggggcgctgggtttctctatgctctgctgcacacggccaatacattttccctgcccctctgccagggcaatgctgtggaccagttcttctgtgaaatcccccagatcctcaagctctcctgctcacactctgACCTCAGGGAGGTTGGGCTTCTTGATGTtagtgtgtgtttattttttggctgttttgttttcattgtggtgtcctatgtgcagatcttcagggcagtgctgaggatcccctcggatcagggacggcacaaagccttttccatgtgcctccctcacctggccgtggtctccctCTTTATCAGCACTGCAGCgtttgcctacctgaagcccccctccatctcttctccacCCTTGGACCTTGTTGTGTcagttctgtactcagtggtgcctccagcactgaatcccctcatctacagcttgaggaaccagcagctcaaggatgcagtgtggaaactgataaCTGGATGGTTCTCTGAAGCAATGAACTGCTCATCACCTTCTTCATAG